Within Pseudomonas sp. LBUM920, the genomic segment ACGACCTGGCGAAGCACAACTGCCTGACGCACACCTACTTCGGCAAAAGCCTGTGGCATTTCACAGAAAACGCTGAGCCAGTGTCGGTGGCGGTGCAGGGCAATATCAGCGCTAACGAGGCGACCGCCCTGTTACGGGTGACGTTGGCGGGGGCAGGGGTGGCGCGGCTTCCCAGTTATCAGGCGGGTGATTACATCCGCAGTGGCGAACTGATCCGTTTGCTGCCCGAGGCAGAGCCCCAGCAAATGAATGTCTACGCGGTGTACGCCTCGCGCAAGCACATGCCGTTGGCGCTGCGCAGCCTGCTGGATTTTCTGGTGCTGCGCTTTCCTGAGGAGCCGGTGTGGGATGTCGGCCTTTGAAGCCGACATAAAGATGTTGAATGGCGTCCAATAATGGCAACTCTTGCTGACTGACCTATGCTTTAAACAGCACCGAGTCGATCCGTTCAGAGGTGTGCCATGACTCTAAAAATCAGAAAGTACCTGATGATTTTCATCCTGTGCGCCCTGGCTACCGCGCTGTACGGCACGGCTGCCTATCGGGTTGAACAAACCCGCATGCAGCCGACCTTTGCGGTCAGTTGCCATCAGGACATGTGCCTGCCGCGTACCGGCAGTTTCAGCGCGCTCAGGTAGGCTGTTCGGCCTTCAACTGCTCGCGGAACGCTTTGGGCGAAAACCCGACCCGCCGACGAAACAGTCGCGAGAAGTTGGTCGGGTCGGAAAACCCCAGCACCTGCGACATCTCATTGATGGTCATGCTGGTGTAAGTCAGCAGGCGCTTGGCTTCCAGCAACTGGCGGTCATGCATGATCTGCAGCGCAGGTTGCCCACCCAATTCCCGACATGTGCCGTTCAAGTGTGAGACCGAGATGCCCAGCTTGTGGGCCAGGTCTTCGATCTTGGGGTGCTCGCGGTAATGCTGTTCGACCAGTTGGGTAAAGCGCCGGAAATATTCACGCCCTCGCGGCGCGCGCGCGTGGCGGCGCTGGATGGCCTGGCGGCTGATCCACACCAGCAGCACGCTGACCAAGGCGTGCATCATCATGTCGCGCGCCGGTTGCTCATCGGCGTATTCATCTTGCAGGCGCGCAAACAGGCTATTGAGGTAGTCGCTGTCCTTGCCTGCCGGGTAGTTGCCCAGGGCTTGCAAGCCGTCCACCGCCGAGCCCAGCTGCGCCTGCAAATGACTGACCAGCGGCGCTGACAGCGTGACGATGAACCCTTCGACATCTTCGGCAAACCGAAACCCGTGCACACACAAGGGCGGCAGCACCTGCAAGGTCGCCTCGTTGAGTGTGGTGCGCTGACCTTCGATTTCCAGTTGCGCCTGACCTTTATGCACGTACAACAACTGGCACAAGTCCGCGTGCCGGTGGGGCTGGATTTCCCACTGGTATTCCCGACTGCGCCGGGAAATGGTTTCACAGTGCAACAAATCGGGCGTTGGCCATTGCTGGCTTTCCCCGTAAAGCTTGAAGACCGGAATCGCGGTACTGGCAGTTTTGGTCATGGTTTCAATCCGATACTCAGGATAGTGGTTCGGTAATCGCCCCGATTGGCAAAAAGCGCAGGCTTTGTCTCAGTTTTCACCTTCTTATGGCGGTCACTCAAGTGAAAAATGTCAGCAACAAGATCAATGACAACTCTTTCACCTTATCCGTTCGGATGAGCCTCGCGGACCCTAAAAATAATGAAAACGCTGAAAACCCAAGTCGCCATTATTGGCGCCGGTCCCTCCGGACTGTTGCTCGGTCAACTGCTGCACAACGCGGGTATCCAGACCCTGGTGCTAGAGCGCCAGCGTGCCGATTACGTGCAAGGCCGCATCCGTGCCGGGGTGCTGGAACAAGGCATGGTCGACCTGCTGCGCGAAGCCGGTGTCAGCCAGCGCATGGACGCCGAAGGCTTGGTGCATGACGGTTTCGAGCTGGCGCTCAATGGCCAGCTCAGCCATATCGACCTCAAGGGCTTGACCGGCGGCCAGTCGGTGATGATCTACGGCCAGACCGAAGTGACCCGCGACCTGATGCAAGCGCGCGAAGCCGCCGGCGCCCTTACGCTGTACGAAGCGCACAACGTGCAGCCCCATGACCTTAAAAGTGATCGACCGTGGCTGACCTTCGAGCATCAGGGCGAAGCCTTTCGTCTGGAGTGCGACTACATTGCCGGCTGTGATGGTTTCCACGGCGTGGCGCGCCAATCCATTCCGACTGATTCGTTAAAGGTTTTCGAGCGCATTTACCCTTTTGGTTGGCTGGGCATCCTCGCCGACACGCCACCGGTGCATGCCGAACTGGTCTACGCCAGGCATCCGCGCGGCTTTGCGCTGTGCAGCATGCGTTCGCCGACCCGCAGCCGTTATTACCTGCAAGTGCCGGCTGAAACGGCGCTGGATGAATGGTCGGATGAGCGTTTCTGGGATGAGCTGAAAACGCGCCTGCCCAGCGCCTTGGCCGCACAGTTGGTGACCGGGCCGTCCATCGAGAAAAGCATCGCGCCGCTGCGCAGCTTTGTGGTGGAGCCGATGCAATACGGGCGCCTGTTCCTGCTCGGGGATGCGGCGCATATCGTGCCGCCGACCGGGGCCAAGGGGTTGAACCTGGCGGCCAGTGACGTGAATACGCTGTTTCGCATCCTGCTCAAGGTGTATCGCGAGGGGCGCGTGGACTTATTGCAGCAATACTCGGCGATCTGCCTGCGCCGGGTGTGGAAGGCCGAGCGGTTTTCCTGGTGGATGACCTCCATGCTGCACCAGTTTGCGGACGCGGATGGCTTCAGCCAGCGCATCGCCGAGAGTGAGCTGGCGTATTTCGTCGATTCGCAGGCAGGGCGCACAACCATTGCAGAAAATTACGTCGGGCTTGCTTACGAAGCTATCGAGTAGCCTGCTATCGTATCGAGCATTCCCGCGGGCCCTTTCTGCCCCGTGGGCCTTGCTCGAAGGTTCTGCCGTGACCAACCTCAACCAGCCCACCCAACCCGTTCCCGCCGTGCGCAGTGTGCTCGCCGCCTTGATGATGGCGATCTTCCTCGGCGCGCTGGACCAGACCATCGTCGCCGTGTCCATGCCGGCCATCTCCGCGCAGTTCCATGACGTCAACCTGCTGGCCTGGGTGATCTCCGGCTACATGGTGGCGATGACGGTGGCGGTGCCGATTTACGGCAAGCTCGGTGACTTGTACGGGCGTCGCCCGATGATGCTGATCGGCATGGGCGTGTTCACGCTGGCGTCGCTGTTTTGCGCCATGGCGCAAAACATGGAGCAACTGGTGCTGGCGCGCATTCTGCAGGGCATCGGTGCCGGCGGGATGATCTCGGTGAGCCAGGCGATCATTGGTGACATCATTCCACCGCGCGAGCGCGGGCGTTATCAGGGTTATTTCAGCAGCATGTACGCGGTGGCCAGCGTGGCCGGGCCGGTGCTTGGCGGGTACATGACCGAATACCTGTCCTGGCGTTGGGTATTTCTGATCAACCTGCCGCTGGGCGCTGGCGCCTGGTATGTGGCGCATCGCACGCTGGTCGGGTTGCCGGTGCCGCAGCGCAAGCCGATCATCGATTATGTCGGCACCTTGCTGATGATCATCGGCCTTACGGCCTTGCTGCTGGGCATCACCGAAATCGGCCAGGGCCATCATTGGCGCGACCAGCAAGTGCTCGGGCTGCTGGTGTGTGCGGGCGTGGCGCTGACGGTGTTTGTCTGGCATGAACGCCGCGCGCGCGAGCCTTTGCTGCCGATGCACCTGTTCGCCAATCGCAGCGCCGTGTTGTGCTGGTGCACGATTTTTTTCACCAGTTTTCAGGCGATTTCCCTGACGGTGTTGATGCCGCTGCGGTATCAGACGGTGACCGGTTCGGGCGCGGACAGCGCCGCGCTGCACCTGCTGCCGCTGGCGTTCGGCCTGCCGGTGGGGGCTTATTTTGCCGGGCGCATGACCTCGGTCACCGGGCGCTACAAGCCCATGATTCTGAGCGGGGCGTTGCTGAGCCCGTTCGCGATTCTGGGCATGGCCTACAGTGCGCCGCAGGCGGTCGGGATGACGGCGGTGTTCATGTTGCTGTGTGGGATTGCGGCGGGGATGCAGTTCCCGACGTCGCTGGTGGGCACGCAGAATTCGGTCGAGCAGCGCGACATTGGCGTGGCGACCAGCACCACCAACCTGTTTCGCTCCCTGGGCGGGGCCGTTGGCGTGGCCTGCATGTCGGCCTTGTTGCTGGCGCTGTTGCAGGATTCGAGCTTTGCGCATTTGGCCAGCGGCGCGCTGGTGGCCGAAGGCAGTTCCGGCAACGTTTTGCTGGACGGCTTGAACGCCGCGCCCGGCCCGGCGCAGGATGCCCTGCGCGGGGAGTTGGCGGTGACGTTCCGGCACTTGCTGATGGTGAGTGCGGCGGTGTCGTTGCTGGGGTTGGCGGCGGCGATTGCGATGCCAAACCGAGTGCTGCGTGGGCGTGAAGACAAGGCCAAGTAACTGCCCCGATGATGATCAAACTGTGGGAGCCGGCGTGCCTGCGAAAGCGGTGTATCAGTGCCGGCTATGCCAACTGACCCACCGCTTTCGCAGGCAAGCCAGCTCCCCCAGGTGACTGCATTTCGATGCTGATCAGGGGCTGTAATACCCGACCGCCACCATGAAGTGTCCGGCCTTGCGTACATACGCGTGTTTGTTCTCGACCTTGTCGGTCACCGGGTTTTTCCAGCGGTACTTGTACTCACCCTGATCCTGCTCGGCCATCAGCTTCAAAATCGGCTCGCCCACCGGCTTGCCGTCCGGGTCCCTGATCTTGGCGAAGTCGGTGTCCACCAGCCGCAGGTTGGTGCCGTGGGCCACATAGCGCCCGGTATTCAGGTCGACCACGAACACGTACAGGTCATCCTGCAGGAAGTCGCCCTGCAACGAATTGATCGCCTTGAGCGTGCCGGCTTCATCCTTGACCAGTGCTTTCACCGCCTTGTCGCGCAAACCGCGAGCCTGCTCTGGCGTGGCGCGTGGCAGGTAATAGCCGACGGCCAGAATCCGCTCGCCGATCCGCTGATAAAACACGTGCTTGTGCTCAACCTTGCCGTCGTTCCAGTTCTGCCAGCGATAATCAGCCTGCTGGATGCCCTGGCCTTCGGGCACTGCCAGCGCTTGTTTGAATGAGGCTTGCAAGTCAGGCCCGAGCAACTCGGACACATCGCGGCCGATCAAGGCCGAGGAAGGCCCGCCACTGGCCAGCAACACGCCCTGGGTGTCGACCACAAACACATAACGGTCATGGTCGACGAACTCCCCTTGGCGACTGAACGCGGCAAACGCCTTGTCGCCGTTGCTCTGGTAATAGGTCAGGGCCTTGGTCAGCAGCGCCTTGGCGGCGTGGGCGTCCTCCTCCTGAGTGGCCGCGTGCACCTGGCTGCAACACAACAGCAGCAGCCAGGTGATTCGGAGCAATCCCTTCATTACTCATCCCTCGTTATTGTTTGATGTGACCACAGCGTAGACGGCTGCGGCTCAGGGCGCCGCCAGCCATTGATTGACGATGGCGTCGTACGCGCCGGTGGCGACGCTCAAGTGCAACCACTGGTCGACATAGCTTTTCCACGCCACATCATCGCGGGGCAGCAGGAAGGCCTTTTCGCTGTACTGCATCTGCTCCTGCGGGTTGACCGCGCACAATCCCGGCTTGAGCTTTTGCTGGAAGCGCGCCTCGCTGGCGTCGGTGATCATCACGTCCGCCTTGCCCGCCAGCAACTCGTCGAAGATGGTCACGTTGTCATGCAGGCGGATCTGCGCCTGGCCCAGGTGAGTGCGGGCAAACACTTCGTTGGTGCCGCCGGCCGGCTCGATCACCCGCACCTGCGGCTGGTTGATCTGCTCAACGCTTTGGTAGCGCTGCACATCGGCGCAACGCACCAACGGGATCTTGCCGTCCACACCCAGCGTCTGGCTGAAGAAGGCCTTTTTCTGGCGCTCCAGCGACACCGAAATCCCGCCCACCGCGATGTCACAGCGCTGGGCCAGAAAGTCCGGCATCAGGGTTTTCCAGGTGGTGGGCACCCACGTGATCGTCGCATTCAGGCTTTTGGCCAGCGACTCGGCCATGGCAATGTCGATGCCTTCATAACGGCCATCGGCGCGCAGCGAAGTGTAAGGCTTGTAATCGCCGGTGGTGCAGACGGTGAGCGTGCCGCGCTGCACCACCTCATCGAGGCGCGAGGGCGCGGTATCGGCCAGGGCGGTGGTTGCCAAACTCGCCAATACACACAGGGCCAGGGGAGCTTTCATGCGGTCGAGTCCTTGGGGCATGATCGGGGCGGCCATTATTTCCAGGAGCGCTCCGAGGTAGCAAGCGGCGTGAATGTTTAGCCAAGCTGCAACCAAACTCCATCAACGCTGAATTTAACCACCCTGTGCAGGCGTGTGACGCTGCCGGGCATCTACCTCACTGTGAATCCCGCATGGACGGTTCCCCCGACACCCATCCCGCGACATTGCCTGGCGCTTTAGTGCCCAGCCGTACCGCGGTTGTCGAGGCCCTTCCTTCCGAGCTGGCCTTCTGGGCCTTGTTCCACTGCCGACACGCACGCCCTCCGGATACCGCTCTCCTACGTTGATCTCCCCCATAGACCAGGCGCCCCTGCGCGCATTGCCTATGTTCCTGCCTGACGCAAACGTATGAGACTTGCCATGAGTGATTTCGCCTGCCTGCAAGAAGCCCGATCTTTCCTTGAACAGCACCCGGACATCGAGATGTTCGAGCTGTTTATCCTCGACAACAACGGCGTGCCGCGCGGCAAATTGCTGCACCGCGATGAGCTGCTGGCGGTGTACGAAAGTGGCCGGCCGTTGCCCAGCACCATCCTTGGCCTGACGATTAATGGCGACGACGTGGAAAACTCCGGGCTGGTGTGGGAAGTCGGTGACATCGACTGCCGCGCCTACCCGATCAGAGGGAGCCTGCAGCGCATGCCATGGCGCCTGATTCCCACGGCCGCCGTGCAAGTGAGCATGCACCCCACCGAGGGCATGCCCGCCACCGTGGCCGACCCGCGGCATTTGCTCGCCAAGGTCATCGACGGGCTGAAAGCCGACGGTTACTACCCGGTGATGGCGGCGGAGCTGGAGTTTTACCTGCTCGACCAGAAACCCGACAGCAATGGCCGCCCACAACCGGCGCGGGATGTGGACGGCAATCGCCCGCGCTCGACCCAGGTGTATGGCCTGCGCGAGCTGGAGCAGATCGAGCCGTTCCTTGCCGACCTTTATAGCGCGTGCAAACTGCAAGGCATTCCGGCGCGCACGGCAATCTCCGAATATGCCCCAGGCCAGGTTGAAATCACTCTGGAGCATCGCGCCGATGCCTTGCAGGCCATGGACGAAGCCGTGCGCTACAAGCGCCTGGTCAAGGGCGTGGCGCATAAACACGGGATGACCGCCTGCTTCATGGCCAAGCCGTTCGACGACCTCGCGGGCACCGGCATGCACATGCACGTCAGCCTGGCGGATGCCCACGGCAATAACCTGTTCGCCAGTGAGGCCGCCGACGGCACGCCGCTGCTGCGTCAGGCCGTGGGCGGCATGCTAAGCACCTTGCTCGATTCGTTGCTGATGTTCTGCCCCAACGCCAACTCCTATCGCCGCTTCCAGACCAACAGCTACGCACCGCTGGCCGCCACCTGGGGCGTGGACAACCGCACCGTGAGCCTGCGCGTGCCGGGCGGGCCGGCCAATTCCCGACACATCGAGCACCGCATCTGCGGCGCCGACGCCAACCCTTACCTGGCTGCCGCCGCAATCCTGGCGGGTATCCATCGCGGTATCCGTGAGCAACGCGATCCCGGCGCGCCGGTGGAAGGCAACGGCTACGCGCAGGCCAAACATTTGCTGCCCACCGACTGGCTCACGACTCTGCGTGCGCTTGAAGGGTCAAGCTGGGCGCGGGATGCGTTTGGCACTGAATTCCTCGTCGTGTACCTGGCGGTCAAACGCGCCGAGTACCGGCAGTTCATGGGCGAGGTAGGCGAGCAGGATTGGCGCTGGTATCTGCACCAGGCGTAATCCACCGTGGGAGCCGGGCTCGCCCGCGATAGCGGTATGTCAGCCAGTGATGGGTTGCCTGGCCCACCGCCCTCGTAGCCTCGCTAAAGCTCGACAACGCCCACAATGGATTTTGGGTGTTGGGTGGCCGTGACGGCTTCGACCTTTTTTTCACGTTGCAGTGGGTAAGCTGCGGTTCAAGGTCGTTCACTACCGTTCCACACACATGAGCCCGTGATGTCGTCACAACCACCTTCCTCCATCGAGATTGAGTTCACCGAGCGCTGTGACCGCGAGCATGCCAGGGTCTGCGGCGACACACGCCCGCCACGCCTGCGCCAGCGCGTGGCAGCGTGGCGCGATGAGCGGTTGGTGCGCCAGGCATTGAAAGTGGCTGGCGAACCTGGGCTGATCCTCGACCTGGCCTGCGGCTCCGGCCGGTTCTGGCCGGTGTTGGCAGAACACATCAATCGCGTGATTCTGGCCTCCGACAACTCCCAGGCCATGCTCGACCATGCGCGCACTCATCACCCGGCAGCACTGCTCAAACGTGTCAAAACCTTCCAGGGGTCAGCGTTTTCCATCGGCTTGTCGGCCAATGCGGTGGACTGCATTTTCTGCATGGAACTGTTTCGCCATGTACCCAGCAGTGAAGGGCGTTTGGCGCTGCTGCGCGAGTTCCATCGGGTCAGCCGCGACACCGTGATCGTTTCCGTGGACGCACCTGCGCCTGTCGAGGGCGAGTTTCGCCAGGCCGGTTTCAAAATACTCAACCATCAGGAATTCCTGCCGGGCTCCAAGCTATGGCGGGTTTACGTATTGCGTAAGAGAAGCTAACTCCCGCCTGTCGGACTATTCTTCCTCTCTTGTCGGAGTTTTCATGAAGGCGTGTGCACTGCGGATGCTCGCAAGCGTCTTTCGCGATATATACTGCGCGCCATTCTTCAAGGGAGAGCCGTGTGGCCATCGATATTCACTGGATCTGCGACAACGATAGCCTCGGCCAGCATTGCGCCGAATGGCAGCAGTTGCCATTCGTCGCCCTCGACACCGAATTCATGCGGGTCGACACCTTTTACCCCATTGCCGGGCTGATCCAGATCGGCGATGGCGTACGCGCTTACCTGATCGACCCTCTGACCATCGACAATTGGCAACCCTTGGCCGCCTTGCTGGAAAACCCGGCGGTGATCAAGGTGGTGCACGCGTGCAGCGAAGACCTGGAAGTGTTGCTGCGCCTGACCGGCAGCCTGCCGGTGCCGTTGTTCGACACCCAATTGGCGGCGGCTTACCTGAACCTCGGTTTCTCCATGGGCTATTCGCGCCTGGTGCAGGCCGTGCTGGATATCGAGTTGCCCAAGGGTGAAACCCGCTCGGACTGGCTGCAGCGGCCGTTGTCCGAGACCCAGGTGAGCTACGCCGCCGAAGACGCGGTGCACTTGGCCGAGGTCTACATCCGCCTGCGTCCGCAGCTCTCAGACGACAAATACGCCTGGGTGCTGGAAGACGGCGCCGAGTTGGTGGCCAACCTGCGTCGCGAAGTCGACCCGTACGAGGTGTACCGCGACGCCAAGCTTGCGTGGAAACTGTCCCGCGCCCAGCTCGCCGTATTGCGTGAACTGTGCGCCTGGCGCGAGCAGCAGGCCCGTGCCCGCGACCTGCCGCGCAACCGCATCATTCGCGAACACTCGTTGTGGCCCCTGGCCAAATCCCAGCCGGACAACCTCGCCGCGCTGGGCAAAATCGAAGACATGCACCCGCGCACCGTGCGTCAGGACGGCCAGTTTCTGCTGGACCTGATCAAGCGCGCCGCCAGCGTGCCCATGGACCAATGGCCACCGGCTGTTGCCGAGCCGCTGCCGGTGGACGCCGCCACGCTGATCAAGCATCTGCGGGCCTTGGGCCAGGCCGAAGCCGAACGCCTGGACATGGCGCCGGAACTGATGCTGCGCAAGAAAACCCTCGAAGCCCTGGTCAAGAGTGGCTACCCCGATGGGCCTTATACATTGCCAGACTCGCTGCGTGGCTGGCGCCGCGAGTTGATGGGCCAGGCGCTGCTCGACAGCCTGGCCACTGCCGGAGAACAGCCTTGAAACGTATTTGCTCCATCTACCGCAGCTTGAAAAAAGACGGAATGTACCTCTACGTGCTCAAAAGCGACGCGCTGGAGCGTGTGCCGGAACCGTTGATGGCGGCCTTCGGCAAGGCCCATCTGGCGTTCGAGATGATCCTGACGCCGGAGCGCAAGCTGTCCCGCGAGGACATCACCGTGGTTCTGGAAAACCTCGACAAGCAGGGCTACCACCTGCAAATGCCACCGGCCGAGGATGAGTACATCGAGCACTTGCCCGAAGAGCTGCTGCGCCGCAACGACCCGATGTGATCGGTCAGTGCCCGAACCGGGCACCTTCTTCAATGCAAACGTATTCGTTGGCGGTGGCCGTAAGGATGCGGGCGGCCGTCTGCAGTGTTTTTGAAAGGTTTGAACCATGCGTGTTCTGATTGCTGAACAGGATTACCCGCTCTACGCCCAATTGCTGGGTGACGCCGCGCCGGACGTCGAAGTGCTGACCAGCGGCGACTCGGCCGAACTGTCGCGCCTGGCCGCCGATTGCCCGGTATGGCTTGGCCAGCCGGATCTGCTCGCCACCCTGTTGCGCCAAGGCCACCAGCCGCAATGGCTGCAATCGACCTGGGCGGGCATCACGCCGCTGCTGGCCGATGGCTTGCCACGCGACTATCGCCTGACCCGTGCGGTGGGCATTTTTGGCCAGGTCATGGCCGAATTTGTGCTCACCTACATGCTCGGCCACGAGCGCGAAGTGCTCGCGCGGCTGGTCAGCCAGGTTGAGCGCAAGTGGGACAACCGCATGGGCCAGAGCCTGGCCGGGCGCAAGGCGCTGATCGTCGGCACGGGCGATATCGGCCAGAGCGTTGCCGATTTTCTGCTGCCGTTTGGCGTCAAGCTGTACGGCATCGCCAGCACCGCACGTGAGCAGGCGCCGTTTATCGAAGTGGCCGGGCTGGATCAACTGGGCCGCCTGGTGGGCGAGGTGGACTACGTGATCAACCTGCTGCCCAACACGCCAAACACGCATGACTTGTACGATGCGGCGTTGTTCAAGCAATTCAAACCGACCGGCTTGTTTATCAACGTTGGCCGCGGCGTGGCCGTGGTCGATGCTGACCTGGTCGAGGCGCTGAAAGAAGGGCACCTGGCCGGTGCGGTGATCGACGTGTGCCGCCAGGAACCGCTGCCGCAACGCCATCCGTTCTGGACTGCGTGGGGACTGCTGCTGACCGGGCACAGCTCGGCACCAACCTCGCCGGGGATGATGGTGGAGTTGTTTGTGCACAATCTACGGGCGTATCAAGCCAAGCAAGCGTTACGCGGAGAAGTGAGCTTCGAACGCGGTTATTAAGGTGCGAGCGGGCTTGCCCGCGATAGCAGCGTGTCAGTCAAGGAGGCCGTGACTGACCGTGCGCTATCGCGGGCAAGCCCGCTTCCACAGGGGATATCAGCAAGGCTTACAGGCTGAAATCGCCTTCGGACACCAGCTCGCTCAACGGCTTGCGTGGGCTTGGCGCTTCACGGCCCTGCAAGTACTCGGGCAGGCTCGACTTGTCGCCCAGCTTGCCCACGGCCACCGCCGCGTGCAGTGCATAGCCTTGGGGAATCTTCAGTTCTTTGCGGGTCAGTTCCTGATCGAAACCGGCCATGCCGTGGGTGTGCCAGCCGCTCAGGCTGGCTTGCAGCGCCAGGTGGCCCCAGGCTGAACCGGTGTCAAAGGTGTGCCACAGCGCCGGGGTTTCTTCGCTGGCGCCGGGGGCGGTGAAGTCGGTTTTTGACGCGATGATCACCAAGGCCGACGCATGCTGCGCCCAGGCACGGTTGAATTCATTCAGCAGGCCCAGGTAGCGTTCCCAATCCGGCGTGTCACGCCGCGCGTAGAGAAAACGCCAAGGTTGCGAGTTATAGGCCGATGGCGCCCAGCGTGCGGCCTCGAAAAAGCTCAGCAGGGTGTCTGTCGGGATGCTCTCGCCGGTAAAGGCGCGAGGCGACCAGCGTTCGGTAAATTGGGTGTGGATCGGGTAGTCGGCAACGCGTGTCATGGGCAGTTCCTGAGGTGCGATTCGGCGTTCAAAGCTACTGCGCGCCCACTGGACTGACAAGTGTTGTTACACCGCCAGTCGTAAGCGCTTGGCCCCAGGGGCCTTGGGCACTAGACTGGCGGCCTTTTCACCGACCGATACTGATGTAGAGCCATGGCCGCTAAAGTCGAACCTTTCTGGATACGCAAAACCCTTGAACACCTCGACCAGGAGGAGTGGGAGTCGTTGTGCGACGGCTGTGGCCTGTGCTGCCTGCAAAAGCTTGAGGACGAGGAGGACAACAGCGTTTATTACACGCGCATTGCCTGCAAACTGCTCGACCTGAACACCTGCCAGTGCACCGATTACCCCAACCGCCGCGCCTCGGTGCCCGACTGCATCCAGCTCACGCCGGGCCAGGCCGACCAGTTCAAGTGG encodes:
- a CDS encoding MDR family MFS transporter, translating into MTNLNQPTQPVPAVRSVLAALMMAIFLGALDQTIVAVSMPAISAQFHDVNLLAWVISGYMVAMTVAVPIYGKLGDLYGRRPMMLIGMGVFTLASLFCAMAQNMEQLVLARILQGIGAGGMISVSQAIIGDIIPPRERGRYQGYFSSMYAVASVAGPVLGGYMTEYLSWRWVFLINLPLGAGAWYVAHRTLVGLPVPQRKPIIDYVGTLLMIIGLTALLLGITEIGQGHHWRDQQVLGLLVCAGVALTVFVWHERRAREPLLPMHLFANRSAVLCWCTIFFTSFQAISLTVLMPLRYQTVTGSGADSAALHLLPLAFGLPVGAYFAGRMTSVTGRYKPMILSGALLSPFAILGMAYSAPQAVGMTAVFMLLCGIAAGMQFPTSLVGTQNSVEQRDIGVATSTTNLFRSLGGAVGVACMSALLLALLQDSSFAHLASGALVAEGSSGNVLLDGLNAAPGPAQDALRGELAVTFRHLLMVSAAVSLLGLAAAIAMPNRVLRGREDKAK
- a CDS encoding transporter substrate-binding domain-containing protein — translated: MKAPLALCVLASLATTALADTAPSRLDEVVQRGTLTVCTTGDYKPYTSLRADGRYEGIDIAMAESLAKSLNATITWVPTTWKTLMPDFLAQRCDIAVGGISVSLERQKKAFFSQTLGVDGKIPLVRCADVQRYQSVEQINQPQVRVIEPAGGTNEVFARTHLGQAQIRLHDNVTIFDELLAGKADVMITDASEARFQQKLKPGLCAVNPQEQMQYSEKAFLLPRDDVAWKSYVDQWLHLSVATGAYDAIVNQWLAAP
- a CDS encoding helix-turn-helix domain-containing protein → MTKTASTAIPVFKLYGESQQWPTPDLLHCETISRRSREYQWEIQPHRHADLCQLLYVHKGQAQLEIEGQRTTLNEATLQVLPPLCVHGFRFAEDVEGFIVTLSAPLVSHLQAQLGSAVDGLQALGNYPAGKDSDYLNSLFARLQDEYADEQPARDMMMHALVSVLLVWISRQAIQRRHARAPRGREYFRRFTQLVEQHYREHPKIEDLAHKLGISVSHLNGTCRELGGQPALQIMHDRQLLEAKRLLTYTSMTINEMSQVLGFSDPTNFSRLFRRRVGFSPKAFREQLKAEQPT
- the rnd gene encoding ribonuclease D, encoding MAIDIHWICDNDSLGQHCAEWQQLPFVALDTEFMRVDTFYPIAGLIQIGDGVRAYLIDPLTIDNWQPLAALLENPAVIKVVHACSEDLEVLLRLTGSLPVPLFDTQLAAAYLNLGFSMGYSRLVQAVLDIELPKGETRSDWLQRPLSETQVSYAAEDAVHLAEVYIRLRPQLSDDKYAWVLEDGAELVANLRREVDPYEVYRDAKLAWKLSRAQLAVLRELCAWREQQARARDLPRNRIIREHSLWPLAKSQPDNLAALGKIEDMHPRTVRQDGQFLLDLIKRAASVPMDQWPPAVAEPLPVDAATLIKHLRALGQAEAERLDMAPELMLRKKTLEALVKSGYPDGPYTLPDSLRGWRRELMGQALLDSLATAGEQP
- a CDS encoding class I SAM-dependent methyltransferase; amino-acid sequence: MSSQPPSSIEIEFTERCDREHARVCGDTRPPRLRQRVAAWRDERLVRQALKVAGEPGLILDLACGSGRFWPVLAEHINRVILASDNSQAMLDHARTHHPAALLKRVKTFQGSAFSIGLSANAVDCIFCMELFRHVPSSEGRLALLREFHRVSRDTVIVSVDAPAPVEGEFRQAGFKILNHQEFLPGSKLWRVYVLRKRS
- a CDS encoding YcgL domain-containing protein; its protein translation is MKRICSIYRSLKKDGMYLYVLKSDALERVPEPLMAAFGKAHLAFEMILTPERKLSREDITVVLENLDKQGYHLQMPPAEDEYIEHLPEELLRRNDPM
- a CDS encoding glutamine synthetase family protein, coding for MSDFACLQEARSFLEQHPDIEMFELFILDNNGVPRGKLLHRDELLAVYESGRPLPSTILGLTINGDDVENSGLVWEVGDIDCRAYPIRGSLQRMPWRLIPTAAVQVSMHPTEGMPATVADPRHLLAKVIDGLKADGYYPVMAAELEFYLLDQKPDSNGRPQPARDVDGNRPRSTQVYGLRELEQIEPFLADLYSACKLQGIPARTAISEYAPGQVEITLEHRADALQAMDEAVRYKRLVKGVAHKHGMTACFMAKPFDDLAGTGMHMHVSLADAHGNNLFASEAADGTPLLRQAVGGMLSTLLDSLLMFCPNANSYRRFQTNSYAPLAATWGVDNRTVSLRVPGGPANSRHIEHRICGADANPYLAAAAILAGIHRGIREQRDPGAPVEGNGYAQAKHLLPTDWLTTLRALEGSSWARDAFGTEFLVVYLAVKRAEYRQFMGEVGEQDWRWYLHQA
- a CDS encoding cache domain-containing protein, yielding MKGLLRITWLLLLCCSQVHAATQEEDAHAAKALLTKALTYYQSNGDKAFAAFSRQGEFVDHDRYVFVVDTQGVLLASGGPSSALIGRDVSELLGPDLQASFKQALAVPEGQGIQQADYRWQNWNDGKVEHKHVFYQRIGERILAVGYYLPRATPEQARGLRDKAVKALVKDEAGTLKAINSLQGDFLQDDLYVFVVDLNTGRYVAHGTNLRLVDTDFAKIRDPDGKPVGEPILKLMAEQDQGEYKYRWKNPVTDKVENKHAYVRKAGHFMVAVGYYSP
- the pobA gene encoding 4-hydroxybenzoate 3-monooxygenase gives rise to the protein MKTLKTQVAIIGAGPSGLLLGQLLHNAGIQTLVLERQRADYVQGRIRAGVLEQGMVDLLREAGVSQRMDAEGLVHDGFELALNGQLSHIDLKGLTGGQSVMIYGQTEVTRDLMQAREAAGALTLYEAHNVQPHDLKSDRPWLTFEHQGEAFRLECDYIAGCDGFHGVARQSIPTDSLKVFERIYPFGWLGILADTPPVHAELVYARHPRGFALCSMRSPTRSRYYLQVPAETALDEWSDERFWDELKTRLPSALAAQLVTGPSIEKSIAPLRSFVVEPMQYGRLFLLGDAAHIVPPTGAKGLNLAASDVNTLFRILLKVYREGRVDLLQQYSAICLRRVWKAERFSWWMTSMLHQFADADGFSQRIAESELAYFVDSQAGRTTIAENYVGLAYEAIE